One window from the genome of Aquabacterium sp. A3 encodes:
- a CDS encoding potassium transporter Kup — MWFTSVQHPDQASLSGKQLAALTLGAIGVVYGDIGTSPLYALKEVFAHGRLPLNPENIMGILSLMFWTLTIIVSLKYVTLILRADNNGEGGLIAMLALASTAVADKPALRSKLLLLGIFGTAIFFGDGVITPAISVLSAVEGLEVAAPGLERFVVPVTLVVLTALFVVQRHGTGGIGKFFGPITLVWFLVLAVLGLVHVAKNPAVLVAVSPHYALGFILDHPGLAFLALGALILCATGAEALYADMGHFGKKPIRLAWFSLVMPALLLNYFGQGAMLLAHPENVSNPFYEMAPHWALYPLVGLATCATVIASQALISAAFSVTKQVIQLGYMPRLRVLHTSVNAAGQVYIPFVNWALYGCIVLAVGFFGSSTKLAAAYGITVTIDMLITTVMTFFVIRHAWKMSLWLCIGATGFFFVIDLLFFSANVLKIADGGWFPLMIGVIMFALMTTWRDGRHLLSERLRSDAIELKSFLEAVFISPPQRVAGTAVFLNADAGTTPNALLHNLKHNKVLHQQNLFVTVRSHEVPWIGFNKRVEVESLGHNCWQVMLHFGFKNEPDVPEALKLLKHQGIQLDDMETSYFLSRDIVIPTIGSGMAPWREKLFASMHRNASGVADFLSLPTNRVVELGSKVEL; from the coding sequence TTGTGGTTCACGTCCGTGCAGCATCCTGATCAGGCCTCACTGAGCGGCAAACAGCTGGCCGCCCTGACCCTGGGCGCCATCGGCGTCGTTTATGGCGACATCGGCACCAGCCCCCTGTATGCACTCAAAGAGGTGTTTGCACATGGTCGGCTGCCACTGAATCCCGAGAACATCATGGGCATCTTGTCCTTGATGTTCTGGACGCTGACCATCATCGTGTCACTGAAATACGTGACCTTGATCCTGCGTGCCGACAACAACGGCGAAGGGGGCTTGATCGCCATGCTGGCGCTGGCCTCCACGGCCGTGGCCGACAAGCCCGCCCTGCGCAGCAAGCTGCTGTTGCTGGGCATCTTCGGCACGGCCATTTTCTTTGGCGATGGGGTGATCACCCCCGCCATTTCGGTGCTGTCGGCCGTGGAAGGGCTGGAAGTGGCCGCGCCGGGCCTTGAACGATTCGTGGTGCCGGTGACCCTGGTAGTGTTGACCGCCTTGTTTGTGGTGCAACGGCATGGCACCGGTGGCATCGGCAAGTTCTTCGGCCCCATCACCCTGGTGTGGTTCCTGGTGCTGGCGGTGTTGGGGCTGGTTCATGTGGCCAAGAACCCGGCCGTGCTGGTGGCGGTCAGCCCGCACTATGCGCTGGGCTTCATCCTCGATCATCCCGGGCTGGCGTTCCTGGCGCTGGGCGCCCTCATCCTGTGCGCTACCGGTGCTGAGGCGCTGTACGCCGACATGGGCCATTTCGGCAAGAAGCCCATCCGCCTGGCGTGGTTCAGCCTGGTGATGCCCGCCCTGCTGCTGAACTACTTCGGACAAGGGGCCATGCTGCTGGCCCACCCCGAGAACGTCAGCAACCCGTTTTACGAGATGGCGCCGCACTGGGCGCTGTACCCGCTGGTCGGGCTGGCCACCTGCGCCACCGTGATCGCCTCTCAGGCACTGATCTCGGCGGCCTTCTCGGTGACCAAACAGGTGATCCAGCTGGGCTACATGCCCCGGCTGCGCGTGCTGCACACCTCGGTGAATGCCGCCGGACAGGTCTACATCCCCTTCGTGAACTGGGCGCTGTATGGCTGCATCGTGCTGGCCGTGGGCTTCTTCGGCTCCAGCACCAAGCTGGCCGCGGCTTACGGCATCACCGTGACGATCGACATGCTCATCACCACGGTCATGACCTTCTTCGTGATTCGTCATGCCTGGAAGATGTCCTTGTGGCTTTGCATCGGTGCCACGGGCTTCTTTTTCGTGATCGACCTGCTGTTCTTCTCTGCGAACGTGCTGAAGATCGCCGATGGTGGCTGGTTCCCGCTGATGATCGGCGTGATCATGTTCGCCCTCATGACCACGTGGCGCGACGGACGGCACCTGCTCAGTGAACGCCTGCGCAGTGACGCGATCGAGTTGAAATCGTTTCTGGAGGCCGTGTTCATCAGCCCGCCGCAACGGGTGGCCGGCACGGCGGTGTTCCTCAATGCCGACGCAGGCACCACCCCGAATGCGCTGCTGCACAACCTGAAGCACAACAAGGTGCTGCACCAGCAAAACCTGTTCGTGACCGTGCGATCCCACGAGGTGCCATGGATCGGGTTCAACAAGCGCGTGGAGGTGGAGTCGCTGGGGCACAACTGCTGGCAGGTGATGCTGCACTTCGGCTTCAAGAATGAACCCGACGTGCCCGAGGCGCTGAAGTTGCTCAAGCACCAAGGCATCCAGCTCGACGACATGGAGACCAGCTACTTCCTGTCTCGTGACATCGTGATCCCCACGATCGGCAGTGGCATGGCCCCGTGGCGCGAAAAGCTGTTTGCCAGCATGCACCGCAACGCGTCTGGCGTGGCTGATTTCCTGAGCCTGCCCACCAACCGCGTGGTCGAGTTGGGCTCCAAGGTGGAGCTCTGA
- the gshB gene encoding glutathione synthase — MKLLFVADPLDTFKIHKDSTFAMMREAASRGHTLWACEPQDLVWQKGSTVQAQAREIRLTGQAPEWFTVQDTRVLSLHEVGAVLMRKDPPFDAEYVYATHLLTQAQREGARVFNRPDALRAHPEKLAILEFPQHIAPTLVTRDINAVRAFHAQHRDVILKPLDGMGGMGIFRVKDDGLNLGSIAETLTRDGRQTIMVQAFLPAIAAGDKRVLLIDGEPVPYALARIPQGGEVRGNLAAGGKGVAQALSDSDWALARHLGPILAARGLLLVGLDIIGDRLTEINVTSPTCFQEITDQTGYNVAQRFVDALEQQLAAGAQAGG, encoded by the coding sequence ATGAAACTGCTCTTTGTTGCCGACCCCCTCGATACATTCAAGATCCACAAGGACAGCACGTTCGCGATGATGCGCGAAGCAGCCTCGCGCGGACACACGCTGTGGGCCTGCGAGCCGCAGGATCTGGTGTGGCAGAAGGGCTCGACGGTACAGGCCCAGGCACGCGAAATCCGGCTGACGGGGCAGGCGCCCGAGTGGTTCACGGTGCAAGACACGCGCGTGCTGTCACTGCATGAGGTGGGCGCCGTGTTGATGCGCAAAGACCCGCCCTTTGACGCTGAATACGTCTACGCCACGCACCTGCTGACGCAGGCACAACGAGAAGGTGCGCGGGTGTTCAACCGCCCGGACGCCTTGCGCGCCCACCCTGAAAAGCTCGCCATCCTGGAATTTCCGCAGCACATCGCACCCACGCTGGTGACCCGCGACATCAACGCGGTTCGGGCCTTCCACGCGCAACACCGCGATGTCATCCTCAAGCCGCTGGATGGCATGGGCGGCATGGGCATCTTTCGGGTGAAAGACGATGGGCTCAACCTGGGCAGCATCGCCGAGACCCTCACACGGGATGGCCGCCAGACCATCATGGTGCAGGCCTTTCTGCCCGCCATCGCCGCCGGCGACAAACGCGTGCTGCTGATTGACGGCGAACCCGTGCCCTACGCGCTGGCCCGCATACCGCAAGGCGGCGAGGTGCGCGGCAACCTGGCCGCTGGCGGCAAAGGCGTGGCCCAGGCCCTGAGCGACAGCGACTGGGCGCTGGCCAGGCACTTGGGCCCCATCCTGGCGGCGCGTGGTTTGCTGCTGGTGGGCCTGGACATCATCGGCGACCGCCTGACCGAAATCAACGTCACCAGCCCCACGTGCTTTCAGGAAATCACCGATCAGACGGGCTACAACGTGGCCCAGCGGTTCGTGGACGCACTCGAACAACAGCTGGCAGCGGGGGCTCAGGCGGGCGGTTGA
- a CDS encoding copper chaperone PCu(A)C has product MRGVRRVSAVVVRPVVMGLLMASAGLLVPCSVARAHDGHHPEASATEAAPVLVQGAWIRATVPGQTATGGFMTLRAQRDLTLVGFRSPAAPHAELHEMAMDGDVMRMRAVAQLPLPAGKDVALRPGGHHLMLMGLTQALPAGQDVTLELLLKDAQGKTVVQSVKVPVSGKMPAPQPGGASDGAHMHHH; this is encoded by the coding sequence ATGCGTGGTGTGCGTCGTGTGTCTGCGGTGGTGGTTCGCCCTGTGGTGATGGGGCTGTTGATGGCCTCAGCGGGGCTGTTGGTGCCGTGCTCGGTGGCGCGTGCCCACGATGGCCATCACCCCGAGGCGTCCGCCACCGAGGCGGCGCCCGTGTTGGTGCAAGGGGCCTGGATCCGGGCCACGGTGCCTGGCCAGACGGCCACGGGCGGGTTCATGACCTTGCGCGCCCAGCGCGACCTCACGCTGGTGGGCTTTCGCAGCCCGGCAGCGCCTCATGCCGAACTGCATGAAATGGCCATGGACGGCGACGTGATGCGCATGCGGGCGGTGGCCCAACTGCCTTTGCCTGCTGGCAAGGACGTGGCCTTGCGTCCTGGCGGGCATCACCTGATGTTGATGGGTTTGACCCAGGCGCTGCCTGCCGGTCAGGATGTGACCCTGGAGCTGCTACTGAAAGACGCCCAAGGCAAGACCGTGGTGCAGTCGGTGAAGGTGCCGGTGAGCGGCAAGATGCCTGCGCCGCAACCTGGTGGCGCCTCGGACGGTGCGCACATGCACCATCACTGA
- the lapB gene encoding lipopolysaccharide assembly protein LapB, translating to MDLDYQWLLLALPAVFFMGWAASRLDLRQLRRDESASPQAYFKGLNLLLNEQQDRAIDAFIEAVQHDPQASDLHFALGNLFRRRGEYERAIRVHEHLLARADISRDARERAQHALAQDFMKAGLFDRAEEAFKALDGTAFATDARLALLSLYERSRNWLPAIEVARQLEAAGRGSFARRMAHHWCEIAQEAEARGQDERAEQALQQARQAEPHAARPMVMMGQRLMRLQQAAQALQVWEDLMAVQPDSFALVAHDYAQVAREQGQVDRALTRLTALYQRAPSVSVLNAMNSLQDDALQRRQALMAHISQQPSLSAAQELIRERLLTHVPLDEPEIERLQQALATAAKPLQRYRCAACGFESQHHFWQCPGCHGWDTYPPRRLEEQ from the coding sequence ATGGATCTTGACTACCAGTGGCTGCTCCTGGCCCTGCCCGCCGTCTTCTTCATGGGATGGGCCGCCTCTCGGCTGGACCTGAGGCAATTGCGGCGGGACGAATCGGCGTCTCCTCAGGCTTATTTCAAGGGGCTGAACCTGCTGCTCAACGAACAGCAGGACCGCGCCATCGACGCCTTCATTGAAGCGGTACAGCACGACCCACAGGCCTCAGACCTGCACTTCGCGCTGGGCAACCTGTTTCGACGCCGTGGCGAGTACGAGCGGGCCATCCGGGTGCACGAGCACCTGCTGGCACGTGCAGACATCAGTCGCGACGCCCGGGAGCGTGCGCAACACGCCTTGGCCCAGGACTTCATGAAGGCCGGGCTGTTCGATCGGGCCGAAGAAGCATTCAAGGCGCTGGACGGCACGGCTTTCGCCACCGACGCACGACTGGCACTGCTGTCGCTGTACGAGCGTTCGCGCAACTGGCTGCCGGCCATCGAGGTGGCCCGCCAGTTGGAAGCCGCTGGCCGCGGATCGTTTGCACGCCGCATGGCGCACCACTGGTGCGAGATCGCCCAGGAAGCCGAAGCCCGAGGCCAGGACGAACGTGCCGAACAGGCCCTGCAGCAGGCCAGGCAGGCCGAGCCGCACGCCGCGCGGCCCATGGTGATGATGGGGCAGCGCCTCATGCGCCTGCAACAAGCGGCCCAGGCCCTGCAGGTCTGGGAAGACCTGATGGCCGTGCAGCCCGACAGTTTTGCGCTGGTGGCCCACGACTACGCACAGGTGGCACGCGAACAAGGTCAGGTGGATCGCGCCCTGACCCGCCTGACCGCCCTGTACCAACGTGCACCGTCCGTGTCGGTGCTGAACGCCATGAACAGCCTGCAAGACGATGCCTTGCAGCGGCGACAAGCCCTGATGGCGCACATCAGCCAGCAACCGTCACTGTCTGCGGCGCAAGAGCTGATCCGGGAACGCCTGCTGACCCACGTGCCGCTGGACGAGCCCGAAATCGAACGCCTGCAGCAAGCCCTGGCCACAGCAGCCAAGCCCCTGCAACGCTACCGTTGCGCGGCTTGCGGGTTTGAAAGCCAGCACCACTTCTGGCAATGCCCGGGGTGCCACGGCTGGGACACCTACCCCCCCAGACGCCTTGAAGAACAGTGA
- the gshA gene encoding glutamate--cysteine ligase: MVPHLITALTGPINELEQRMLESVPAIERWFRLEWMEHTPPFYTSVDVRNAGFKLAPVDTNLFPGGFNNLTQEMMPLAVQAAMAAIEKICPEAKNLLLIPERHTRNTFYLTNVARLMEIFTQAGLNVRLGTLDEAITEPMDITLPEGQVLTLEPLIRTRHRLGLKHFDPCTILLNNDLSAGIPEVLKGLHEQYLLPPLHAGWAVRRKSQHFAAYEEVAKKFAKLMGMDPWLINPMYAVCDEVDFQEGTGMECLQTQVDTLLGKVRRKYKEYGINEKPFVVVKADNGTYGMGIMTVRDAKEVVDLNRRTRNKMSVVKDGQAVSKVLIQEGVPTYEQMNDAVAEPVVYMIDRYVVGGFYRVHAERGVDENLNAPGSSFVPLAFAEPSHLPRPGVKPGASAPNRFYMYGVIGRLAMLAASYELEATDPDAETYT, translated from the coding sequence ATGGTTCCCCATCTCATCACCGCCCTCACCGGTCCCATCAACGAACTGGAACAGCGCATGCTGGAATCGGTGCCGGCCATCGAACGGTGGTTCAGGCTGGAGTGGATGGAGCACACGCCGCCGTTCTACACCTCGGTGGACGTGCGCAACGCGGGCTTCAAACTGGCACCGGTGGACACCAACCTGTTTCCGGGTGGCTTCAACAACCTCACCCAGGAAATGATGCCCCTGGCCGTCCAGGCGGCCATGGCGGCCATCGAAAAAATCTGTCCTGAGGCCAAGAACCTCCTGCTCATTCCCGAGCGACACACGCGCAACACCTTCTACCTGACGAACGTGGCGCGGCTGATGGAAATCTTCACGCAGGCCGGACTCAACGTGCGCCTGGGCACGCTGGATGAAGCGATCACCGAGCCCATGGACATCACCTTGCCCGAGGGGCAGGTGCTGACCCTGGAGCCCCTGATCCGCACGCGCCACCGCCTGGGCCTGAAACACTTCGACCCCTGCACGATCTTGTTGAACAACGATCTGTCTGCCGGCATCCCCGAGGTGCTCAAAGGCCTGCACGAGCAATACCTGCTGCCACCGCTGCATGCCGGTTGGGCCGTGCGCCGCAAGAGCCAGCACTTTGCGGCCTACGAAGAAGTGGCCAAAAAGTTTGCCAAGCTCATGGGCATGGACCCCTGGCTGATCAACCCCATGTATGCCGTGTGCGACGAGGTTGATTTTCAGGAAGGCACGGGCATGGAGTGCCTGCAGACCCAGGTGGACACCTTGCTGGGCAAGGTGCGGCGCAAGTACAAGGAATACGGCATCAATGAAAAGCCGTTCGTGGTGGTCAAGGCCGACAATGGCACGTATGGCATGGGCATCATGACGGTGCGCGACGCCAAGGAGGTGGTGGACCTGAACCGCCGCACGCGCAACAAGATGTCGGTGGTCAAGGATGGGCAGGCGGTCAGCAAGGTGCTGATCCAGGAAGGCGTGCCCACCTACGAGCAGATGAACGATGCGGTGGCCGAACCGGTGGTCTACATGATCGACCGCTACGTGGTGGGCGGCTTCTACCGCGTGCACGCCGAACGGGGTGTGGACGAGAACCTGAACGCACCAGGATCGAGCTTTGTGCCTCTGGCCTTCGCCGAGCCCAGCCACCTGCCGCGCCCTGGGGTCAAGCCCGGCGCCAGTGCACCCAATCGCTTCTACATGTACGGCGTGATCGGGCGGCTGGCGATGCTGGCGGCCAGCTACGAGCTGGAGGCGACCGACCCCGACGCCGAAACCTACACCTGA
- a CDS encoding benzoate/H(+) symporter BenE family transporter, which translates to MAVSAGFVATLVGFTSTIALIFHAASALGASADQITSWVLALGVGMGVATIGLSLWTRIPILITWSTPGAAVIASAAAGVSLPEAVGAFVLCGVLMALSGMTGWFERLMNRIPLALASSLLAGILAKFALMSFAAATAQPLMIISMLLIYLVGKRWWPRYAVLGVLIGGSVVAGLQGLLDTRQMTLQLAQPVWVTPAWSWQAMLGMGLPLFIVTMASQAVPGVSAIRVSGYRPPVSSLMSWSGITTVLLAPLGGYAFNLAAITAAIVLNPHAHPQTHQRYTAAVWAGLFYIGMGLLGGAVAGLLAAFPAALILGVAGLALLGTIANGMASALAEPRSREAAIITFLVTLSGVTLLGVGSAFWGLVAGGLTLFVEHYRSRPDALDNMP; encoded by the coding sequence ATGGCCGTGTCGGCGGGCTTTGTGGCCACCCTGGTGGGCTTCACCAGCACGATCGCCCTGATCTTTCATGCCGCCAGCGCGCTGGGTGCCTCGGCCGATCAGATCACCTCATGGGTGCTGGCGCTGGGTGTGGGCATGGGCGTGGCCACCATCGGCTTGTCCCTGTGGACACGCATCCCCATACTGATCACCTGGTCCACGCCTGGTGCGGCCGTGATCGCCAGTGCTGCGGCCGGCGTGAGTCTGCCTGAAGCGGTGGGAGCGTTCGTGCTGTGTGGCGTGCTGATGGCGCTCAGTGGCATGACGGGGTGGTTCGAGCGCCTGATGAACCGCATCCCCCTGGCCCTGGCCTCCAGCCTGTTGGCGGGCATTCTGGCCAAATTTGCCTTGATGTCCTTCGCCGCAGCCACGGCGCAACCCCTGATGATCATCAGCATGCTGCTCATTTACCTGGTGGGCAAACGGTGGTGGCCGCGCTACGCGGTGCTGGGTGTGTTGATCGGGGGCAGTGTGGTGGCCGGCCTCCAAGGGCTGCTGGACACGCGCCAGATGACGCTGCAGCTGGCTCAACCCGTGTGGGTCACCCCAGCCTGGTCATGGCAGGCGATGTTGGGCATGGGCTTGCCCCTGTTCATCGTCACCATGGCGTCGCAAGCAGTACCAGGGGTCTCGGCGATCCGCGTCTCGGGGTACCGTCCGCCCGTGTCGTCACTGATGAGCTGGTCTGGCATCACCACGGTGCTGCTGGCCCCATTGGGTGGCTACGCCTTCAACCTGGCGGCCATCACCGCTGCCATCGTGCTCAACCCCCATGCACACCCACAAACCCACCAGCGCTACACCGCCGCCGTCTGGGCAGGCTTGTTCTACATTGGCATGGGCTTGCTGGGTGGTGCAGTGGCAGGCTTGCTGGCCGCCTTCCCGGCCGCACTCATCCTGGGGGTGGCGGGCCTGGCCTTGCTGGGCACGATCGCCAACGGGATGGCTTCTGCGCTGGCCGAACCCCGCAGCCGTGAGGCGGCCATCATCACCTTCCTGGTCACCTTGTCGGGCGTGACGCTGCTGGGCGTGGGCTCGGCATTCTGGGGGCTGGTGGCCGGTGGCCTGACGCTGTTCGTGGAACACTATCGAAGCCGTCCGGACGCGCTGGACAACATGCCCTGA
- a CDS encoding YifB family Mg chelatase-like AAA ATPase, whose product MSLAIVHSCALDGLHAPRVTVEVHLANGLPSFTLVGLADTEVKEARERVRAALSNCGLSFPFNQRITVNLAPADLPKESGRFDLPIAVGILAAMGELDAARLQGLVLAGELSLGGELRAIRGGLPMALGLSRGEPARALVLPMASAQEAALVDGVTVYGASHLADVVAALKPGDAGGAQGWVRVAPAARPPAAASGPDWRDVRGQGAAKRALEVAAAGGHSALLVGPPGTGKSMLAQRLASILPPLSSQEALESAAVLSLAGQFDAAAWQRRVVRSPHHSASAAALVGGGAPPRPGEISLAHHGVLFLDELPEFPRPALEALREPLETGHIAIVRAARRQTFPARFQLVAAMNPCPCGHHGNPLKACRCTPEQVGRYQSRLSGPLLDRIDVQVEVPVLPPAVLAAAPDGDTTETVAARVKSARERQWRRQSCLNTDLAGEALDTHAGLTEPARALLAKACERMGWSGRAYHRVMRLARTIADLTADDQVQPAHVAEAVQYRRSLGVSP is encoded by the coding sequence ATGTCTTTAGCGATTGTTCACAGTTGTGCCCTGGATGGGCTGCATGCTCCGCGTGTGACGGTCGAGGTGCACCTGGCCAACGGCCTGCCCTCATTCACCCTGGTGGGGCTGGCCGACACCGAGGTCAAGGAGGCGCGTGAGCGTGTGCGTGCGGCCCTGAGCAATTGCGGGCTGTCGTTTCCCTTCAATCAGCGCATCACGGTCAACCTGGCGCCGGCAGACCTGCCCAAGGAGTCTGGTCGCTTTGACCTGCCGATCGCCGTGGGCATCCTGGCGGCGATGGGCGAACTCGATGCCGCACGCCTGCAGGGTCTGGTCTTGGCCGGTGAGCTGTCGCTGGGTGGTGAGCTGCGCGCCATCCGGGGCGGCTTGCCCATGGCCCTGGGCCTGAGCCGTGGCGAGCCGGCGCGTGCGCTGGTGCTGCCCATGGCCAGTGCCCAGGAGGCCGCACTGGTCGATGGTGTGACCGTGTACGGTGCGAGCCACCTGGCCGATGTGGTCGCGGCCCTCAAGCCCGGCGATGCCGGCGGGGCTCAGGGCTGGGTGCGTGTGGCGCCCGCCGCGCGCCCGCCTGCGGCGGCCAGCGGCCCTGATTGGCGAGACGTGCGCGGGCAGGGGGCTGCCAAGCGCGCGCTGGAGGTGGCTGCCGCGGGCGGACATTCGGCCCTGCTCGTGGGGCCACCAGGCACGGGCAAGTCGATGCTGGCCCAGCGACTGGCCAGCATCTTGCCCCCGTTGTCATCACAAGAGGCGCTGGAGTCGGCGGCCGTGCTCAGTCTGGCGGGTCAGTTTGACGCGGCCGCCTGGCAACGACGCGTGGTGCGCAGCCCCCATCATTCGGCCTCGGCGGCGGCCTTGGTGGGGGGCGGTGCGCCGCCGCGACCCGGCGAGATCTCGCTGGCGCACCACGGAGTGCTCTTCCTGGACGAGTTGCCCGAGTTTCCCCGTCCGGCCCTGGAGGCCTTGCGTGAGCCCCTTGAAACCGGTCACATCGCCATCGTGCGTGCTGCGCGTCGTCAAACCTTTCCGGCGCGGTTTCAGCTGGTGGCGGCCATGAATCCCTGCCCCTGTGGCCACCATGGCAACCCCCTGAAGGCCTGCCGCTGCACGCCCGAGCAGGTGGGGCGTTACCAGTCCCGGTTGAGTGGGCCGCTGCTGGATCGCATCGATGTGCAGGTGGAGGTGCCGGTGCTGCCGCCTGCCGTGCTGGCCGCCGCACCCGATGGCGACACCACCGAGACCGTGGCGGCGCGCGTGAAGTCCGCCCGTGAGCGGCAGTGGCGACGCCAGTCGTGCCTCAACACCGATCTGGCTGGAGAGGCGCTGGACACCCATGCTGGCCTGACCGAGCCCGCCCGGGCGCTGCTGGCCAAGGCGTGCGAGCGGATGGGGTGGTCGGGCCGGGCTTACCACCGCGTCATGCGACTGGCGCGCACGATCGCCGACCTGACGGCCGACGATCAGGTGCAGCCGGCGCACGTGGCAGAGGCCGTTCAGTACCGTCGCAGCCTCGGTGTGAGCCCCTGA
- a CDS encoding LapA family protein, with protein sequence MRVFNWLWRAALFFVLFAFALNNQHVVELRWFFGHQWRAPMVYVVLIVFTLGCATGVLAMLPSWWRHRRGARQREMLLPDPVSPEPSNSTPSSSGSSNAAAAAEGLTSLPFPPDMPAPRKPAR encoded by the coding sequence CGCTCTGTTTTTCGTGCTGTTTGCCTTCGCTTTGAACAACCAGCATGTGGTCGAGCTGCGCTGGTTCTTCGGGCATCAATGGCGGGCCCCCATGGTGTACGTCGTGCTGATCGTGTTCACCCTGGGCTGTGCCACGGGCGTGCTCGCCATGTTGCCCAGTTGGTGGCGGCATCGTCGGGGCGCGCGACAACGTGAGATGCTCCTGCCTGACCCGGTCAGCCCGGAGCCTTCGAACAGCACGCCATCGTCGAGCGGCTCGTCCAACGCAGCCGCTGCGGCCGAAGGTCTGACCTCGCTGCCCTTCCCACCGGACATGCCGGCGCCCCGCAAGCCCGCTCGCTGA
- a CDS encoding ammonium transporter, with product MRKLIASIALGLAAFGFLSTSHAQDAAVAEPAAAIAVETTVVEAAPAEAAPAAEEAAAPIVVKGDVTWMMVSTVLVMLMVPGLALFYGGLVRSKNMLSVLMQVLTVFSLISVLWAVYGYSLAFGGEGLIIGDLSKVFLSGVTADSLADTFTDNVKIPEFIFIAFQCTFAGLTCALIVGSFAERIKFGAVLLFSVLWFTFSYIPIAHMVWGVGGYLLDKGALDFAGGTVVHINAAMAGLVGAYMVGKRIGYGKEAFTPHSLTLTMVGAALLWVGWFGFNAGSNLEANGGAGLAFANTLFATAAAVLAWSVGELLLKGKASMLGAASGAVAGLVAITPACGSVGPMGGIVIGLASGFLCLWGVSGLKKMLGADDSLDVFGVHGVGGIVGALLVGVFAAPGLGGTGAEDFSIGSQLLVQAEGVVITIIWSGVVAAIAYKITDLVIGLRVSEEEEREGLDITSHGETAYHK from the coding sequence ATGAGAAAGCTCATTGCGTCCATCGCACTGGGACTTGCCGCCTTCGGTTTCCTGAGCACTTCGCACGCTCAAGATGCTGCTGTCGCCGAGCCCGCCGCGGCCATCGCCGTGGAAACAACCGTTGTCGAAGCTGCCCCGGCTGAGGCCGCACCAGCGGCTGAAGAAGCTGCCGCCCCCATCGTCGTCAAAGGCGACGTCACCTGGATGATGGTCTCGACCGTGCTGGTCATGCTGATGGTGCCGGGCCTGGCCCTGTTCTACGGCGGCCTGGTGCGCAGCAAGAACATGCTGTCGGTGCTGATGCAGGTGCTGACGGTGTTCTCGCTGATCTCGGTGCTGTGGGCTGTTTACGGCTACAGCCTGGCGTTTGGTGGCGAGGGCCTGATCATCGGCGACCTGTCGAAGGTCTTCCTCAGTGGCGTGACCGCTGACTCGCTGGCCGACACCTTCACCGACAACGTGAAGATCCCCGAGTTCATCTTCATCGCCTTCCAGTGCACCTTCGCCGGTCTGACCTGCGCCCTGATCGTCGGCTCGTTCGCCGAGCGCATCAAGTTTGGTGCCGTGCTGCTGTTCTCGGTGCTGTGGTTCACCTTCAGCTACATCCCCATCGCTCACATGGTGTGGGGCGTGGGCGGCTACCTGCTCGACAAGGGCGCGCTGGACTTCGCCGGCGGTACCGTGGTGCACATCAACGCCGCGATGGCCGGTCTGGTGGGCGCCTACATGGTGGGCAAGCGCATCGGTTACGGCAAAGAGGCCTTCACGCCTCACTCGCTGACGCTGACCATGGTGGGCGCTGCCCTGCTGTGGGTGGGCTGGTTCGGCTTCAACGCCGGCTCCAACCTGGAAGCCAACGGCGGCGCCGGTCTGGCCTTCGCCAACACGCTGTTCGCCACCGCCGCTGCTGTGCTGGCCTGGTCTGTGGGTGAGCTGCTGCTCAAGGGCAAGGCTTCGATGCTGGGCGCCGCTTCGGGTGCTGTGGCTGGTCTGGTGGCCATCACCCCGGCTTGCGGCTCGGTGGGCCCGATGGGCGGCATCGTGATCGGTCTGGCTTCGGGCTTCCTGTGCCTGTGGGGCGTGAGCGGTCTGAAGAAGATGCTGGGTGCCGATGATTCGCTGGACGTGTTCGGCGTCCACGGCGTGGGCGGCATCGTGGGTGCCTTGCTGGTGGGCGTGTTCGCTGCCCCTGGCCTGGGTGGCACCGGCGCCGAAGACTTCTCGATCGGCTCTCAACTGCTGGTGCAGGCTGAAGGTGTCGTGATCACGATCATCTGGTCGGGCGTGGTGGCTGCCATCGCCTACAAGATCACCGACCTGGTCATCGGCCTGCGCGTCTCTGAAGAAGAAGAGCGCGAAGGTCTGGACATCACCTCGCACGGCGAAACTGCGTATCACAAGTGA
- the glnK gene encoding P-II family nitrogen regulator, with translation MKMVTAIVKPFKLDEVREALSAIGVQGITVTEVKGFGRQKGHTELYRGAEYVVDFLPKVKIEAAVDESILDRVVEAIESSARTGKIGDGKIFVTELEQVIRIRTGETGKDAL, from the coding sequence ATGAAAATGGTGACCGCCATCGTCAAGCCATTCAAGCTTGATGAAGTGCGTGAGGCCCTGTCTGCCATCGGCGTTCAGGGCATCACCGTGACCGAAGTCAAGGGCTTCGGTCGCCAGAAGGGCCACACCGAGCTTTACCGTGGCGCGGAGTACGTGGTCGATTTCCTGCCCAAAGTGAAGATCGAAGCCGCTGTGGACGAGTCCATCCTCGACCGCGTGGTGGAAGCCATCGAGTCGTCTGCCCGCACCGGCAAGATCGGCGACGGCAAGATCTTCGTCACTGAACTGGAACAGGTCATCCGCATCCGCACCGGCGAGACCGGCAAGGATGCGCTCTGA